The following coding sequences lie in one Polluticoccus soli genomic window:
- a CDS encoding DUF4296 domain-containing protein, with product MKASYLVLPLLLLFSCKSWQKDEPPLPPAKMKQIFLDLHLAEAYSSMLDDTLHQSRNKDIDSLAVFYTDVFAHHNVTREQFVEGVNWYKQHPEVMDTFYKSLIDDATKLEGRYIK from the coding sequence ATGAAAGCTTCTTACCTGGTATTGCCGTTACTGCTGTTGTTTTCCTGCAAATCGTGGCAAAAAGACGAACCGCCTTTGCCGCCTGCAAAGATGAAACAGATATTCCTGGACCTGCACCTGGCGGAGGCGTACAGCAGTATGCTGGATGATACGCTGCACCAGTCGAGGAATAAAGATATAGACAGTCTCGCCGTGTTTTATACAGATGTATTTGCCCACCACAACGTAACCCGCGAGCAATTTGTAGAGGGTGTGAACTGGTATAAACAGCATCCGGAAGTGATGGATACGTTTTACAAGAGCCTCATAGATGATGCTACAAAACTGGAAGGGCGTTATATAAAATAG
- a CDS encoding DUF4835 family protein — MLKKLFSVVLLSAVVMTVQAQELNCKVKVLHNAIQNVDKSVFTGMERAITDFLNTRKWTNDQYNVTERIDCNIMINITKKVEDDIYEATFNIQASRPVYNSGYASPIVNFVDKDLVFKYTQFTPLEYNDNRISGNEPLVSNLVATLAFYSYIVLGLDYESFQKEGGTDFFKKAQNIANNAPEAKGISGWKPVEGNRNRYWLIDQILNPRFKVFRDYWYTLHRESLDNMYNKPEESRKLVTDGLVKLAQMHRENPGSILVAFFFGAKSNELASIVSQIPKEQRGIYITMLQQMDVPNAQKYNALK; from the coding sequence ATGCTGAAAAAACTGTTTAGTGTAGTGCTGCTAAGTGCAGTAGTGATGACGGTGCAGGCACAGGAGCTTAACTGCAAAGTAAAAGTGTTGCATAATGCGATCCAGAACGTGGATAAAAGCGTGTTCACAGGTATGGAACGGGCTATTACCGACTTTTTGAACACCCGCAAGTGGACCAACGACCAATATAATGTTACTGAGCGCATCGATTGCAATATCATGATCAACATTACCAAGAAGGTAGAGGATGATATTTACGAAGCGACTTTCAATATACAAGCGTCGCGCCCTGTGTACAATTCAGGTTATGCCAGTCCGATCGTGAATTTCGTGGACAAAGACCTTGTATTCAAATACACCCAGTTCACACCGCTGGAGTATAACGACAACCGCATTTCCGGAAACGAACCACTGGTGTCGAACCTTGTGGCAACACTGGCTTTTTATAGCTATATAGTATTGGGGCTCGACTATGAGAGCTTCCAGAAAGAGGGTGGCACTGACTTTTTCAAGAAGGCACAGAATATCGCCAACAATGCACCTGAGGCGAAAGGCATTAGCGGCTGGAAACCTGTTGAAGGTAACCGTAACAGGTACTGGCTGATAGATCAAATACTCAACCCAAGGTTCAAAGTATTCAGGGATTACTGGTACACACTCCACCGCGAGTCGCTGGACAACATGTACAATAAACCTGAAGAATCGAGAAAGCTGGTGACCGATGGCCTGGTGAAACTGGCCCAGATGCACAGAGAAAATCCCGGCTCGATCCTGGTGGCGTTCTTCTTTGGCGCAAAAAGCAATGAGCTGGCCAGCATAGTATCGCAGATACCTAAAGAACAGCGTGGCATCTACATCACCATGCTGCAACAAATGGATGTGCCTAACGCGCAAAAGTATAACGCCCTCAAATAG
- the coaBC gene encoding bifunctional phosphopantothenoylcysteine decarboxylase/phosphopantothenate--cysteine ligase CoaBC, with protein MDLSGKKIVLAVTGSIAAYKTPELVRQMIKAGAEVRVITTSAAEKFVSPLSLATVSKHPVYSNVSDGAAWNNHVEMGRWADAMVIAPCSANTLAKMANGLCDSLVNAVYLSAICPVFVAPAMDEDMWLHQSTRNNILKIRSYGNHIIPVAHGELASGLVGEGRMAEPADIVAHLASFFANQGNKPLKGKKALVTAGPTYEKIDPVRFIGNFSSGKMGIAIAEALADKGAAVTLVLGPTHLQVFHANVNVVKVESANEMYDACMSVFGETDVAVLAAAVADYRPDQVADQKIKKQGDTLDIRLTKNKDILASLGGSKKAGQVLVGFALETTNELENAKGKLDAKNADMIVLNSLKDEGAGFGHDTNKITLVSRNNQQALPLQSKQEAAAAIVNYIVELQHAEKTV; from the coding sequence ATGGATCTTTCGGGTAAAAAGATAGTATTGGCCGTAACCGGCAGCATTGCTGCGTATAAAACGCCTGAGCTGGTGCGCCAGATGATCAAAGCAGGTGCCGAGGTGAGGGTCATTACCACTTCCGCAGCTGAGAAGTTCGTTAGCCCGCTGTCGCTGGCCACGGTGTCGAAGCACCCGGTGTACAGCAATGTAAGCGATGGTGCTGCCTGGAATAACCACGTGGAGATGGGCCGCTGGGCCGATGCCATGGTTATTGCACCCTGCAGCGCCAATACCCTGGCTAAAATGGCCAATGGCCTTTGCGACTCGTTGGTAAATGCGGTTTATCTCTCAGCAATATGTCCCGTTTTTGTAGCACCAGCTATGGATGAGGATATGTGGCTGCACCAGAGCACCCGCAATAATATTCTGAAAATACGTTCTTACGGCAATCATATCATCCCCGTAGCACATGGTGAACTGGCCAGCGGGCTGGTAGGTGAGGGGAGAATGGCCGAGCCGGCCGATATAGTAGCTCATCTTGCGAGTTTTTTCGCGAACCAGGGTAATAAACCCCTGAAAGGGAAAAAAGCGCTGGTAACTGCAGGCCCTACCTACGAAAAAATAGACCCAGTGCGGTTTATTGGTAATTTCTCGAGTGGGAAGATGGGTATTGCCATTGCTGAAGCCTTGGCTGATAAAGGAGCTGCAGTAACGCTCGTGCTGGGACCTACACATTTACAGGTTTTTCATGCAAACGTGAATGTGGTGAAGGTTGAGAGTGCAAATGAGATGTACGATGCCTGTATGTCGGTGTTTGGAGAGACGGATGTAGCTGTATTAGCCGCTGCCGTGGCAGATTACAGGCCAGACCAGGTAGCTGATCAGAAAATAAAAAAGCAGGGCGATACGTTAGATATAAGGCTGACCAAAAATAAGGATATTCTTGCCTCGTTGGGGGGAAGTAAGAAAGCAGGGCAAGTCTTGGTTGGTTTTGCTCTTGAAACGACCAACGAACTGGAGAATGCTAAGGGTAAGTTGGATGCCAAGAACGCAGATATGATCGTGCTGAACTCGCTGAAAGACGAAGGCGCCGGTTTTGGTCACGACACGAACAAAATAACTTTGGTAAGCCGCAACAACCAGCAGGCACTGCCTTTGCAAAGCAAACAGGAAGCTGCCGCGGCTATCGTTAACTATATTGTGGAATTACAACATGCTGAAAAAACTGTTTAG
- a CDS encoding RNA polymerase sigma factor: MLHYRRSGDNHWLGLLLQRYTLLLLGVAMKYLKDKELAQDAVQQIFLKALTHLPKDEIQNFKGWLYVLMRNHCLQHLRDRHFHADDSALGNVSATITDNEELKLKEYTLEQMNAALEELNEEQRKSVVLFYLQKQSYEQIMQQTGFSFAQVKSYIQNGKRNLKLILLKKLGKR; encoded by the coding sequence TTGCTGCACTACCGCCGTAGTGGCGACAACCACTGGCTGGGTTTGCTGTTGCAGCGGTATACTTTGCTGCTGCTGGGTGTGGCCATGAAATACCTGAAGGATAAAGAACTAGCGCAGGATGCGGTGCAGCAGATTTTCCTGAAGGCGCTAACGCATTTACCCAAAGACGAAATACAGAATTTTAAAGGATGGCTGTATGTGCTGATGCGCAACCATTGCCTTCAACACCTGCGTGACAGGCACTTTCATGCAGATGATTCCGCACTGGGAAACGTTTCTGCTACCATTACTGATAATGAAGAATTGAAGCTGAAAGAGTATACGCTGGAACAGATGAACGCGGCGCTGGAAGAACTGAACGAAGAGCAACGGAAATCAGTAGTATTGTTTTACCTGCAGAAACAGAGTTATGAGCAGATCATGCAACAGACCGGGTTTAGTTTTGCACAGGTAAAGAGCTATATTCAAAACGGTAAACGCAACCTGAAACTGATACTTTTAAAGAAACTGGGAAAACGCTAA
- a CDS encoding YceI family protein, producing the protein MKRALILFAIALAPFGVMAQKSNGKLIAVNTATPSKWGLDKGHSNVKFSVEHLVISEVEGNFKMFNGSIDAPTPDFTNAKIDFTVDVNSINTDDEKRDAHLKGDDFFNAEKYPAMKFTSTSFKKLKGNLYELEGNMTIRDVTKKVKFAVIYGGTVKDPWGNTKAGFKASGKINRKEFGLKWGAVTETGGAVVGDDVNMVINAEFAQQKG; encoded by the coding sequence ATGAAAAGAGCACTTATCCTTTTCGCCATCGCCCTGGCTCCGTTCGGAGTTATGGCACAGAAATCAAACGGCAAGCTGATAGCGGTCAACACCGCAACACCATCAAAATGGGGGCTGGACAAAGGTCACTCTAATGTGAAGTTTAGTGTAGAACACTTGGTGATATCAGAAGTGGAAGGCAACTTCAAAATGTTCAACGGTAGCATTGACGCACCTACTCCTGATTTTACCAATGCTAAAATAGACTTCACGGTAGACGTTAACAGCATTAATACAGACGATGAAAAACGTGATGCGCACCTGAAAGGCGACGACTTCTTCAACGCTGAAAAATACCCGGCCATGAAGTTTACCAGTACTTCTTTCAAAAAACTGAAAGGCAACCTGTACGAACTGGAAGGTAACATGACCATTCGCGACGTGACCAAAAAAGTAAAATTCGCAGTGATCTATGGTGGTACTGTCAAAGATCCATGGGGCAATACTAAAGCAGGTTTCAAGGCTTCCGGCAAGATCAACCGTAAAGAGTTTGGCCTGAAATGGGGGGCTGTTACCGAAACCGGTGGTGCAGTGGTAGGCGACGATGTGAATATGGTGATCAACGCAGAGTTTGCGCAACAAAAAGGATAA
- a CDS encoding GNAT family N-acetyltransferase, producing MSTTSTNVLSAAHTLHTPRLELKLLTPELWSAFMSEASDDEIMSTLALTPQLLELEKAKHQSGMTTHFISFRNFLLIDKQVGITIGKCGFHTWQARHSRAEIGYGIDMESFKQKGLMKEAVKAILHYGFGEMGLNRVEAFIGPANIASTSLVEGLGFTKEGLLRGHYCKDGDIQDSACYSLLKPEYEAIGINW from the coding sequence ATGAGTACAACATCTACCAACGTCCTGTCTGCAGCACACACGTTGCACACACCAAGACTTGAATTGAAATTGCTGACGCCCGAGTTATGGTCAGCTTTTATGTCAGAAGCCTCAGACGATGAGATCATGTCAACACTGGCACTGACACCGCAATTACTGGAATTGGAAAAAGCCAAACACCAGTCGGGCATGACAACCCATTTCATTAGCTTCCGCAATTTCCTGCTTATAGATAAGCAAGTCGGAATAACTATCGGGAAGTGCGGATTCCACACATGGCAGGCGCGCCATAGCCGGGCCGAGATCGGTTATGGTATAGATATGGAATCGTTCAAACAGAAGGGGTTAATGAAGGAAGCTGTGAAAGCTATTCTCCATTATGGCTTTGGCGAAATGGGCCTGAACCGGGTAGAAGCCTTTATCGGACCTGCCAACATCGCATCTACTTCACTGGTCGAGGGTCTTGGATTCACCAAAGAAGGCTTGCTTCGGGGGCATTATTGCAAGGATGGTGACATACAGGATTCGGCCTGTTACAGCCTGCTGAAACCTGAGTATGAAGCTATCGGTATCAATTGGTAA
- a CDS encoding acyl-CoA dehydrogenase, with protein MNFQLTEEQKAVQMAARDFARNELLPGVIERDEHQKFPKEQIKKLGELGFLGMMVDPKYGGSGMDSVSYVLAMEEISKIDASTSVCMSVNNSLVCWGLETFCNEEQKQKYLTPLASGQALGAFLLSEPEAGSDATSQRTTAEDKGDYYLLNGTKNWITNGSSADYYLVIAQTYPDKKHKGINALIVHKDWPGVTVGAKENKLGIRGSDTHSIMFQDVKVPKENRIGEDGFGFTFAMKVLAGGRIGIAAQALGIASGAYELALKYSKERKAFGTEISNHQAVAFKLADMATAIEGARLMVIKAAWTKDQGQDYTLSASMAKLYASEIAQWVTNEAVQIHGGYGYVKEFHVERLMRDAKITQIYEGTSEVQKIVISRTVLK; from the coding sequence ATGAATTTTCAACTTACAGAAGAGCAGAAAGCCGTACAGATGGCTGCCCGCGATTTCGCGCGAAACGAACTGCTGCCAGGCGTTATTGAGCGCGACGAGCACCAGAAATTTCCTAAAGAGCAGATCAAAAAGCTGGGCGAGCTTGGCTTTTTGGGTATGATGGTTGACCCTAAATACGGTGGCTCGGGCATGGACAGCGTATCTTATGTACTGGCCATGGAGGAGATCTCTAAGATCGACGCCTCTACTTCTGTATGTATGAGCGTAAACAATTCGCTGGTATGCTGGGGTCTTGAAACCTTTTGCAACGAAGAGCAAAAGCAAAAATACCTGACGCCACTGGCTAGCGGCCAGGCTTTAGGTGCTTTCCTGCTCAGCGAACCTGAAGCCGGTTCTGATGCCACATCTCAGCGCACTACTGCTGAAGACAAAGGCGACTATTACCTGCTGAACGGTACCAAAAACTGGATCACAAACGGTAGCTCTGCAGACTACTACCTGGTTATCGCGCAGACTTATCCTGACAAAAAACATAAAGGCATCAACGCGCTGATCGTTCATAAAGACTGGCCGGGCGTAACCGTAGGTGCTAAAGAAAACAAGCTGGGTATCCGTGGTAGCGATACGCACAGCATCATGTTCCAGGATGTAAAAGTTCCGAAAGAGAACCGCATCGGTGAAGACGGTTTCGGTTTCACTTTCGCGATGAAAGTGCTGGCGGGTGGCCGTATCGGTATCGCCGCACAAGCGCTGGGTATTGCCAGCGGTGCTTACGAACTTGCGTTGAAATATTCTAAAGAGCGTAAAGCTTTCGGTACCGAAATTTCAAACCACCAGGCTGTAGCATTCAAACTGGCCGATATGGCAACTGCCATCGAAGGCGCCCGTCTGATGGTGATCAAAGCAGCATGGACCAAAGACCAGGGACAAGACTATACCCTGTCTGCGTCTATGGCCAAACTGTATGCTTCTGAGATTGCACAGTGGGTAACCAACGAAGCCGTACAGATACACGGCGGTTATGGCTACGTGAAAGAATTCCACGTAGAGCGCCTGATGCGCGATGCCAAGATCACGCAGATATACGAAGGTACCAGCGAGGTACAGAAGATCGTTATCAGCAGGACTGTGTTGAAATAA